DNA sequence from the Thermodesulfitimonas autotrophica genome:
AAGCCAGGTCGAGGTTGTAGGGTTTGCGGCTTTCTTCCTTGACGGGGTGACGGGCAGCGGTAACGACTGTTACGTGCAGGGTTACTTTATTCAAAAGTTAGTGAGCGGGGCCCGCGGGATAGGCGGGGACGATTACGGCTTGCGGACAGTGAAGCTTGTCGAGTAAGGAGCGATGGCGGTGCGGAGCAAAATCTTCTTGGCGCTGGCCCTGATCTTTGCCGCCGCAGCGGCGGTGAGCACCTATTTTTACCTTCAGGCGTTAGAAAAGACTTACCGGGAAACCGGGCGGTTTGTCACGGCGGTTGTTGCCGGAGCCGATATTCCCTCACGAACGAGAATTACGCCAGCAATGCTTAAATACCAGGATATTCCGGCCCGCTACTTACATCCCGATGCGGCCACTTCTGCCCGGGAAGTGGTCGGGAAGATTAGCCTGACGGATATCAAGGCGGGGGAGCCCATTCTCAAGAGCAAGTTGGTGGCCGCGAAGGATGCCCGGTATGGTTTGGCTTTCAGCCTTGGTGCCGGGGAACGGGCGGTAACCGTTGCTGTAACCGAGATTTCCAGCGTAGGCGGGATGGTGCGGCCAGGCGACCGGGTTGACGTGGTGGCAACTTTAGATGTTGCGCCCGCAGACCCTAATCAGCCCAAGACTACGTATACGACTACGATTTTGAGCGATATTAGGGTCCTGGCTACCGGCCAGATGCTGACGCCGGAGGAAAAGAAGGATAAGAAAGACACGGGATTCCAGCACGTGACCCTGGCGGTAACGCCGGCGGAGGCCCAGGTGCTCATCCTGGCTGCGGAGCGAGGCAGTATCCGGCTGGTGCTGCGTTCGCCGGTGGACAAGGAGAAAGTGAAGCTACCCCCGGCCAAGACCGAGGATTTGGTTGCTCAGGTCCCAAAACCGGTTAAGTCCGCTACCGTGCAGCAGACGTCACAGCCCCGCTGAACTCATCTGAGACGCCTTACGGGCTAAAGGGGGATGTTACCATGAGCTTAATTACCGTAGTCATCGCCGACGACATTGTAAATACCAGAGAAGACGTGAAGCGCCTCCTATTTTTTGAAGAGGATATCAAGGTGATCGGTGAGGCCGGCGATGGGGAAGAGGCCATCCGGGTGGTGCAGGAACTTAAGCCCGATGTGGTCTTGATGGATATCAACATGCCTGGGCTCGACGGCATCAGCGCTACCGAGAAAATCACCGAAAGCGTGCCCCAGACGGCGGTAATTATCATTTCCATTCAGGGGGAACACGAATACCTGCGAAAGGCGATGGCTGCCGGGGCCAGTGACTACCTGATCAAACCCTTCACCTCTCAGGAACTGGCAGATACGATCCGCCGGGTCTATGAAAAGGCGAAGAAACGGCAGGATACCCTGTGCCGTTTGCAGCAGGCGCCGGAAGAAGTCGTGCCCGGCCGGATAGTAGTTTTCTTCGGGAGCAAAGGCGGTGCTGGCCGTAGCACTTTGTGCTGCAACTTAGCCGTGGCCCTGAGCCAAGAATTCAAGCAGCGGGTTACGGTGGTTGACCTCGATATCGCCGCCGGGGATGTGGCCGCCCTTTTTAACCTGAGCCTCCCCGGTAGTATTGCCGAGCTGGTCCGGGAACCCGAGATCAATGAGGAGATTGTCAAAAGTTATGAGGTGACCCACCTTACGGGGGTGCGGGTCATCGGGGCCATCCCGTCGCGGGAGGAGGATTTTGCGACGGTGGCGGCCGGCATTCCGGCTGTTTTGGCGGTGCTGAAGGAAGAGGCGGACTATGTGTTAATCGACACGCCGCCGGTTCTGAACGCGGCGGTGGCGCGGGTGCTTGACCTGGCCGACGAGATCGTAGTGGTTGGCCAGACGGACGTGGTGGCCCTGCGCCGCCTTAAGGCGGACGTTGAGTTTCTCAATATGCACCAGCTTGGGGAGAAGATCCGGGTTGTGCTGAATAACGCTTCCTTTGAAGCCGGGCTGAAGCTCGTGGATATCGAAAGGTCGCTTGGCTTACAGGGGGTCAACTCCATTGCCGCCGACCCGAAAACGGCTCATGTGGCAGCGAACAAAGGGATACCCTTTGTCGCTTTGAGCAAGGGAAGCCGGGTGGCCCAGGACGTTATCCGCCTGGCGGAAAGATTCGTCGCGAAAGAGGCGCCGGCGAAGGGCGAGCGGCGTTCTCTCTTCGGTAAACTTTTGAGCGTGTAAGCTTTTTATGCGTAGGAGGTGTGACCGTTGACGGTGTTCTCCCGTTTTGAGGAGAAAAAAGAGAAGGCGAAAACGACCGGTCCAGACCGGGTGTTACGCCGTGACCCCTATCAGGAGCTGAAGGTTAACCTCCACAAGCTGTTAGTAGCGGAGCTTGGGGATATGCTCCGGGCGGGTAATGACCAGGCACTTGACGCGCATAGAGTAGAGAGCGTGGCCTGGGAACTCTTAGAGAAGCAGCCGGTGACCATCCCGCGCCTCGAGAAGCAGCGGATCGTAGCGGAGCTCGTCCAGGAGGCGCTCGGCTTCGGTCCGATAACGCCTTTCCTTGAGGATGAGGAGATCACCGAGATCATGGTCAACGGGCCGTACCAGGTTTACGTTGAGCGGCGCGGCAAGTTAGAGCTGACGGAGGTAACCTTCCGGGACGACGCGCACGTGATGCACATCATCGAAAAGATCGTGGCGCCGCTGGGGCGAAGAATTGACGAGAGCATGCCGATGGTGGACGCGCGGCTGCCGGACGGGTCGCGCGTCAACGCCATTATTCCCCCGCTGGCGCTTAACGGACCGACGATCACGATCCGGAAATTTTTCCGCGACCCGCTCACCATCGACGATCTGATCCGGTTTGGGAGCCTAACCCCCGAGATCGCCAAATTCTTAGAGGCCTGCGTCCGCGGGCGGTTGAACATCGTCGTTTCGGGCGGCACGGGCAGCGGTAAGACGACCCTTTTGAATATCCTCTCTTCGTTCATTCCTCCTGACGAGCGCATCATCACCATTGAGGATGCTGCGGAGCTGCAGCTCCGTCAGGAGCACGTGATCCGGCTCGAATCACGGCCCCCGAACATCGAGGGGAAAGGAGCGATCACGATCCGTGACCTGGTCCGTAACGCGCTGCGGATGCGCCCCGACCGGATTGTGGTCGGCGAGGTCCGCGGCGGTGAGGCGCTCGACATGCTCCAGGCGATGAATACGGGGCACGACGGGAGCCTCACCACCGGCCACGCGAATACGCCCCGGGATATGCTGGCCCGTATCGAAACGATGGTGCTCATGGCCGGGATGGAGTTGCCCGTCAAAGCGATCCGGGAGCAGATCGCTTCGGCCATTGACCTCATTGTCCACACCGGGCGGTTTAAGGACGGCTCACGGAAGGTGACCCACATTACGGAAGTTCAGGGAATGGAAGGTGATGTGATCGTCCTGCAAGATATCTTTATTTTCCAGCAGACTGGCGTTAACGAGCAAGGAAAGGTACTCGGCAGGTTTGTCAGCTCCGGAATCAGGCCGAAGTTTATCGACCGGCTGGAGGCGGCAGGTATTCACCTCGACCCGCGCCTCTTTGCGCCGACCACCTGGTGAGGAGGCCCAAGGATGGTAATACTCTTCGTTTTTCTCGCCTGCCTCTTTGCGGGACTCGCCTTGTGGGAAACCTTCGAGGCTAAGCGCCGCTTGCTTGCGGCGCGGCTTGAGGGGTTGACCGCAGCGGGTGCCGGAAAGCTGCCGGTCGCCGAAGGTGCAAAAGGCCGGCAGGGGTTACAATGGCTCAGGAGCAGCATCACGAGTTTCCGGCCGGCGCTTGGCTTAATGAAGCGCCTCGATGCGGAGCTATCGCGCGCCGACATTCTCCTCCGGGCGGAGGAGTTTTTGCTTGCGGTTTGCGGCGTGGCGTTTTTGTTTGGTGTTGCCAGCTACGCGATGACGCAACGGCTGGCGGCGGGGGTGGTGGGCGCCGCCATCGGCGCCGCGCTGCCATACATTCTCCTCCGGCGGGCGCAGGTCCGGCGCCTCCACGCCTTCAACGCCCAGATCGCCGACGCTCTGGTGGTTATGGCCAACACCTTGCGGGCGGGTTTCGGTTTTCTTCAGGCTATGGAAGTGGTCCGGCGGGAAATGCCCCCCCCGATAAGCAAGGAGTTTGGGCAGGCGCTGGCCGAGATGAACCTCGGGATCGCAACTGAGGAAGCACTTATGAACCTATCGCGCCGGATTAAGAGCGACGACCTCGATTTAGTGGTAACGGCGGTGGTCATCCAGCGGACTGTCGGCGGCAATTTAGCTTCGGTGCTTGATACCATCGCGGAGACGATCAGGGAACGGGTGCGTATCAAGGGCGAGATCCGGGCCCTCACCGCGCAGGGGCGCATCTCCGGGCTGGTGATCGGGTTGTTACCTGTAGGCTTGGCATTACTACTTTTCTTCATTAGCCCCGGATACATTTCGTTTCTTTGGAGCACGCCTACTGGAATGATGTTAGCTGGCATCGCCGTCGGCACGGAGATCCTGGGTGCGCTGATGATCAAGAAAATCGTGAACATTAAGGTGTAGGGGGTGCAAAAATGGTCACCCTGACGGCGACACTGGTTTTTTTGGCGGTCCTCGCGCTGGGGCTGACGGTTTACCAGGCTTTTCGGGCTGGGGAAGAAGCGGTGGTAACCCGGGCAACCGCTTTGTTGGGCGGCGAGGGGCCGGCGACCTTAAGGGAACAGGAGTTGCGCCAGCCGCTTTACTACCGGGTAGTGAAACCCTTGCTCAGACGCCTCGGGGCAGCCGGGAAGCAGTATATCCCGGCGGGCAGGACGGCAAACATCGAGAAATTGCTCTTGATTGCCGGAAGGCCCGGGGGGTTAACGGCGGCCGAGTTTATGGTGTTGAAGTACCTGATGGCCATTCTATCCGGAGCGGTGGGGCTGCTTTTGGGGCGGCTGAGCGGTTTGCCGGCGGCCCAAAGCTTTCTTTTTGTAACGCTACTCCTCGTTTTCGGCTTTTTACTACCCGACTTTTTCCTTAGACAGAAGGTCCGGCAGCGCCAGGAGGCGGTCCGGGATGCCCTTCCGGATGTGCTTGACTTATTAACGGTGAGCATCGAAGCGGGGCTTGGCTTTGACGGCGCCATCCTCAAGGTGGTGGAAAAAATGAAGGGCGTGCTGCCAGCGGAGTTTCGCCAGATGCTTCAGGAAATAAAGGTGGGGAAGCCGCGACGGGATGCCCTACGGGATATGGCTTTACGACTCGATGTCGAAGAGCTTTCCTCTTTTATCGGGGCCATCCTTATGGCCGAGCAGATGGGCGTGCAGCTTGCGAACGTGATGCGCCTGCAGGCGCAGGAGATCAGACTCAAACGGCGGCAGCGGGCGGATGAACAGGCGATGAAGGCGCCGGTAAAGATGCTGATCCCTTTGGTCTTCTTCATTTTCCCCGCCACCTTTATCGTGCTTCTCGGGCCGGCCATCCTCAACATGGCGCGGGCCTTCCGCTCCGGTTTTTAGAAGCTTGAGGGAGCAAGGATGCTCGTCCGGGTGGTGAACGAGAGTTCCGGGAACGTGCTTGCGGAGCAGGCCGAAGTGGCGCGCTCTTTCGGGCGGCGTCTTAAGGGCTTACTCTTGCGGCGCGGGCTCGGGCCCAGCGAGGGTTTGGTCATTGAACCCTGCAACGCGATCCATACCTTCTTTATGCTATTCCCCATAGATGCCGTCTTCTACGACTTTGCGGGCTGTGTGGTGGCCGTCTTTCCCTACTTGGTTCCCTTCCGCTGCACTCCTTTTGTCCGCGAAGCGCAGGGGGTAGTAGAACTGCCGGCAGGAAAGGTTGCGGCTACGGGAACACAACCCGGCGACCGGCTCGCCTTCCTCCCGGCGCGCTTCGGAGGATAAGGGGCGCCTTCCTTTTCGTTCCGAAAGAGGATTAAACTGCCCCAGCGGCCGACGGGAACAAGTGCCGCTGGCGGTTTCAGGGCGCATCTCTCCGTATCCCAGAGGACATAGTCGACATGATTTTCCCGCAGGAAGGCTTCCTGGTCGAAGGTGGGGTCGCCAAAAAAGCGCGCCACCTTGCGCCGCTTTTCCTTGGCGTTAAGCGTCTGGTCGTGGTGGCCGGCCCAGACGCGGCAGCCGGCGCGCGCCGGAAGTCGCAGGCTATAAAGGGGCGCTGCCAGCACCACATCTTCCCGCCCGAGATGGGCATCTATCCACCGGTGCAGCGCCACTTCTTCCCGGCGCATAAAGCACCACGCCGAAGGGCGGTTCACGGGCGTGAGGCAGACGGCGGACAGGGGGGCGAGCAGGATTAAGGTCAAAACGACGGGGCCCCACCTGGTCCGGCACCAGGAAGCAACTGCCGCCACGGCGATGCCGGCGGCGAAACAGAAACCGGGGCCGGCCGCCTCCAAGAGCCTTTCCTGGAAGCTGAGCGGGAAGAGCACCGGGAGAAAGGGGGCCGCCCAGAAGCAGGCCGCTTCGCGGCGCGGGCCTTCGCGGCGCCACAGAACCAGGAGCCCTGCGAGCGCGGGCAGGAGGAGGGCGGCGTCACGGGTGAGGATTTCACGCCAAGGGGTAAGGGTGGCGCTCTGGGCCTGCCAGGCGCGGATATCGGGCTGGTGCATCAAGAAGTAAAGGTAGACGAGGTAGGGGGTGGCCAGGAGAAGGAAGGATGCGAGGGCGCGCAGGTCAGAAGCCACCCGGGGTCCCCGGTGGAAATATAGGGTGAGTAACGCGAGAAGCGCGTAAGGAAGAAGCATGTACGGGTGCACCAGGACCAGCCCGAGGAGTGCTGCGTTCCCGCAGAGAATGTACTTTACCTTCCGCGTGCGGGCCCACTCCCGCAGGCAATATGCGGCAAATAAGAACATCGCCTGGGAAAAGGCGACGTGCGGCAGCAGCAGCATGTTAGCGGCGGGGTAAAACTCAGGGTGAAAGATGAGGAGCAGGCCCCACTCCCGGTCGTAGAAGCGGGGGAACTGAATCGCGAGGCAGAAGAAGACAAGACCCCACCGCCGTTCCGCTTCGCGGAGGGAAAAAGTGTTCAGATAACGCCACGCGGCGAGGATGAGCAAAAGCGAGGCAGTGATCCGGGCGAGGTGGAAGGCGACGATCAGGGGGAGGTGAAGCCACAGGGCGAGCTTGCCCCAGAAGATGTAGTAGAGGAAAATGTAACCGCCCCGCGTATCTTCGGCGGTGAACATAAAATTCCACTTCCACCCGTATTCCGCCATGCGCATGTCGGTGAGGTAGCTTTCGAGGTCGTCGCTGGCAAAGAAAAACCCGGTGAACGTCGTGCCGGGGGGTGCGGCCGCGTAGAGCATCAGGTAAGGCAGGAGCGTCAGCACGGGTACACCAAAGAAGAGAAGCCAGAAAAAGCGCGGGTATCGCCGTGGGGTCACGGTCCCTCCACTTGGAAACAAGAGCATCTCCTCCGAAAATAGTTCGAAGTTTAATAGTTCAACGTTCGAAGTTTCATAAGGCCGCTGCCGTTAGTCCCTGAGGCGAGCTCTGCGAAAGTCCGTCCACGAGACACGGCGAAGGTGAGTATAGTGAACAGACCCCGCGAGTAGCGCCTCTCTTTAAATCCTTCCCCCGAGCGAGGCTTACCGGATCCTTTACTCCTAAACCGTACTTTAGAAGCACTGTATCCGGCGCCAGGAGCGGGGTCGTCGTTCACTACGAACCGAGCCGATGTCTCGTCGGACTGGAGCACAGCGCAGCCGGGGGACAACGGCAGGAAAGGCCATTTTCATTCCCGGTGGCGACGATAAAATCGTCGTGAACGACTCCCCTGTGAAAAAATCCCTCTCCTTTTCTTTTCGGCTTATTCGAGGAAGCTTTTAAGCCCAAAACCAAAAGCAAAGAAGGCGTTAACCAAAAAATAAGTGAGGGGGAGGAGGATTTTCGCCCCTTTTACCTTTCGGGTTGCCGCGAGGTAGGTAGCGGCCAGGATTTGCAGAAAAGGAAAGAGCACCGAAAGGTAGCGGATGAGGCCGATGGTGTGGGGGCTGTTGGCCCGCGGGTAGCAGAGGTGCATCAGCACCACGCCCAGGAGAAGGAGCAGGTAGGCGGGCCGGAGTGCCCGGCGGCGCCTAATTACCCAATAGCCGGTAAGGCTAAGAAAGAGGAGATTGATGGGAATCACGGGGTTGGGGTTCCGCCCCGTGCAAAAGTCTTTAAGGTCGGCGCAAAGGGGCTGCCAGGGCCAGGCAAAACCGTCGCGGTAAAAGTGATGCTGGCTCTTGAGGGGGAGAAGGGGGTCGCCGAACTGAAAGTAAAGGTAAAGCCCGAAGAGTAGGGGGCCGGCCAGCGTCAGGCTTAAGAAGAGCACCGGTTTCAGATTTAGCGCTTTGAGCTTGTAGCGCCGCGCGTGGAGGTAATCGAGCACGAGTACGGCAAAGATGACCGGACCGGAGTTCCGCGTCGCGCCGGCGAGGAGCCCCCAAAAGCCTGCGGCCGCCCACTTTTCCCGCCGCGCCGCGGCGAAGGCGAGCACCAGGAAGAGAAGAAAGAGCGCTTCGGTGTACACGGCGCCAAAGACGGCCGCGGTGGGGTAGAAAGCGGCAACCCAGACAACGGCTCTAGCCGTTGGGGCGTCGAAATCCTCTTGCGTCAGGCGGCGCAGAAAGTAGAGCGCGAGCAGAAAAGCGAGGTTGGAGATGATAACGCCCGCGAGGGCCCGGGTAACGTCCGTGTGGCCGCAAATTTTGAGCCAGAGCGGGTAGAGGGGAAAGAAAGGCGCGGTGAGTTCCCGGTAGCCGCGGGCGGCTATTTCCAGGTACCACTGGCTGTCGTACGCGGTCCAGGGGTTGAGCCACCAATTTGCTACGCCCGGCCAGGTTTCCGGAGGAAGCGGGCCGCGGAGGAGGTGCCCCGCGTAGACGAAGACTCCCTGGAAGACCTTTGCTACCGCGAAAACCAGGAGGATTTCCCGCCACGGCCGGTCAAGGAGTTGCCGCATAGGATCACCGCTCCCGGAAAAGGCTGCGGGGCGCCTTTGCCACCGCCGTCGTAGCAGCTTCACCGGGGGTAGGGTCTTCTTTCTGTTGCGCCGTTGCCTCAGCCGCTATCTTGCCGAGGCTGATGTGGGCCCGGGCGTAATAAGGCAGCCCGAGGGCCAGCGTGAAAAGGTAAAGGCTGCCCTGGTAGGCAAGCGATAACGCCAGCGCGACCTCTTTTGGCAGCCCGAAAGGGGCCAGGGCCGCCCAGAAGGCGAGCTGCATCACCCCGAAGGCTCCCGGGGAGGAAGGGACGAGGAGCCCGAGGTTAATAAAAAGGAGGAGGAGTAATGCGGCTTGGGGCCTGCTTGCTGCCGCGTCGGGAACCAGAGCCAAGAGAGAAAGGTAATTAGCCCCCCAGGCGAGCAGGCTCAAGGTAACGAGAAGCGCCAGCGTCCGCGGCCGGCCCAGGGGCCGCAAGGGGCCGGTGAAAGAGGCGAGGGCGTCGCGAACGGGAGCGGGGAACACGGGCGTGCCTACTGCCCGCTCGCTCAGGCGTAGCAACCCGGCAAAGGCCGCTGCTCCTACGGTCAGGGCGCCGCAGAGAATCAGCAGCGTGAGCCGGGCGGTTTCCGGTCTTAAGCCCCGCACCCCGACCAAAAGCGCGGCGGCTACCAGCAGTCCTAGTGAGGCAGCGTCCAGGACGCGCTCCACACACACCGTGGCGAAGGCTGCCGGGCCCGGTATCCCCGTGCGGCGCGCGAGGTAGTAGGCCCGCACGACTTCACCTGCCCGCGCGGGGAGAAGGTTGTTGGCCAGGTAGCCGACAATGATGCCGCCGCAGAGGGTGGAAAAGCCCACCGGTTGGAGCGGGCGCGTCGTGACCCGCCACATGACGGCCCGGGCAAGACAGCTTACCCCAAAGAAGAAGACGCAGGACCCCAGCGCCACCGGATCCGTCTCTTTAAGCGCCGCCCAGAAGACGGCGGGCCGCACCCGGTAAAAAACTCCCGCCAGTAAAAGGAGGCTGAGGACGGCGCCGCCAACCGTTAAAGCCCTATTTTTCAATGCTTTACCCTCTCCGGTTATTTGGTAACCTTGCGGCGGGTAACCCCGTGTAAATTCTTCTTCGCGCCCGGAAGGGCGATACCTTTTCGCTACCCCGAGAGCGAGCCTATCTTTTTTGCGGTCCTATTGTGCCCCTCGCTTCGCTGGGCCTCTCTTATCCGGTGAAAGCCGTACCTGCCCTTCACGATGTATAACGGGCGTTGCTTCACTTCGCTGTAAATCCGCCCGATGTATTCACCCAGGATCCCGATGGCGAAGAGCTGCACGCCGCCAAGGAAGAGGATTACCGTGATGAGGGAGGGGTAGCCAGGCACGTCCCGGCCGAAGAGGAGCGTACGCACGACAATGAAGAGAGCGTAGATAAAAGCGAAAAGGGCGACCGTGAGGCCAAAATAAGTGGCGAACTGGAGCGGGATGTAGCTGAAAGAGGTAATCCCCTCCAGGGCGAAATTCCAGAGCTTCCAGTAGTTCCATTTCGTTTTCCCGGCGTGGCGCCGTTCCCGCCGGTAGTAAACGGCGGTTTGCTTAAAACCCACCCAGGCGAAGAGTCCCTTCATAAAGCGGTTGCGCTCCCGCAGCCGCTTCAGGGCCTCGACCACGGGCCTGCTCATCAGCCGGAAATCGCCGGTATCCCGCGGGATCTTGATAGGGGTAATCTTTTCGACCACCCGGTAGAAAAGGTGGGCGGTGGCGCGTTTGAGCCAACTTTCCCCCTCCCGCTCGCGGCGGGTGGCGTAGACAACATCGTAGCCTTCCCGCCACTTGGCCACCAGTTCCGGGATAAGTTCGGGGGGGTCCTGGAGATCGGCGTCGATCGGGATTACCGCCTCCCCAGTGGCGTGATCAATCCCGGCGGTGAGCGCGATTTCCTTCCCGAAGTTCCGGGAGAGGTCGATCACCTTTACCCGGGGGTCTTTTCCCGCCAAGGAAAGGAGCCGGTCGAGCGTATCGTCTTGGCTGCCGTCGTTCACAAAAATGATTTCGTAGGGCTCGCCGAGCCCCTGCATGACGCGCGCGACCCGTTCGTAGAAAGGGCCAATGTTGGGGCCCTCGTTGTAAACGGGGACGACGAGCGAAAAG
Encoded proteins:
- the cpaB gene encoding Flp pilus assembly protein CpaB → MRSKIFLALALIFAAAAAVSTYFYLQALEKTYRETGRFVTAVVAGADIPSRTRITPAMLKYQDIPARYLHPDAATSAREVVGKISLTDIKAGEPILKSKLVAAKDARYGLAFSLGAGERAVTVAVTEISSVGGMVRPGDRVDVVATLDVAPADPNQPKTTYTTTILSDIRVLATGQMLTPEEKKDKKDTGFQHVTLAVTPAEAQVLILAAERGSIRLVLRSPVDKEKVKLPPAKTEDLVAQVPKPVKSATVQQTSQPR
- a CDS encoding response regulator translates to MSLITVVIADDIVNTREDVKRLLFFEEDIKVIGEAGDGEEAIRVVQELKPDVVLMDINMPGLDGISATEKITESVPQTAVIIISIQGEHEYLRKAMAAGASDYLIKPFTSQELADTIRRVYEKAKKRQDTLCRLQQAPEEVVPGRIVVFFGSKGGAGRSTLCCNLAVALSQEFKQRVTVVDLDIAAGDVAALFNLSLPGSIAELVREPEINEEIVKSYEVTHLTGVRVIGAIPSREEDFATVAAGIPAVLAVLKEEADYVLIDTPPVLNAAVARVLDLADEIVVVGQTDVVALRRLKADVEFLNMHQLGEKIRVVLNNASFEAGLKLVDIERSLGLQGVNSIAADPKTAHVAANKGIPFVALSKGSRVAQDVIRLAERFVAKEAPAKGERRSLFGKLLSV
- a CDS encoding CpaF family protein → MFSRFEEKKEKAKTTGPDRVLRRDPYQELKVNLHKLLVAELGDMLRAGNDQALDAHRVESVAWELLEKQPVTIPRLEKQRIVAELVQEALGFGPITPFLEDEEITEIMVNGPYQVYVERRGKLELTEVTFRDDAHVMHIIEKIVAPLGRRIDESMPMVDARLPDGSRVNAIIPPLALNGPTITIRKFFRDPLTIDDLIRFGSLTPEIAKFLEACVRGRLNIVVSGGTGSGKTTLLNILSSFIPPDERIITIEDAAELQLRQEHVIRLESRPPNIEGKGAITIRDLVRNALRMRPDRIVVGEVRGGEALDMLQAMNTGHDGSLTTGHANTPRDMLARIETMVLMAGMELPVKAIREQIASAIDLIVHTGRFKDGSRKVTHITEVQGMEGDVIVLQDIFIFQQTGVNEQGKVLGRFVSSGIRPKFIDRLEAAGIHLDPRLFAPTTW
- a CDS encoding type II secretion system F family protein, which translates into the protein MVILFVFLACLFAGLALWETFEAKRRLLAARLEGLTAAGAGKLPVAEGAKGRQGLQWLRSSITSFRPALGLMKRLDAELSRADILLRAEEFLLAVCGVAFLFGVASYAMTQRLAAGVVGAAIGAALPYILLRRAQVRRLHAFNAQIADALVVMANTLRAGFGFLQAMEVVRREMPPPISKEFGQALAEMNLGIATEEALMNLSRRIKSDDLDLVVTAVVIQRTVGGNLASVLDTIAETIRERVRIKGEIRALTAQGRISGLVIGLLPVGLALLLFFISPGYISFLWSTPTGMMLAGIAVGTEILGALMIKKIVNIKV
- a CDS encoding type II secretion system F family protein gives rise to the protein MVTLTATLVFLAVLALGLTVYQAFRAGEEAVVTRATALLGGEGPATLREQELRQPLYYRVVKPLLRRLGAAGKQYIPAGRTANIEKLLLIAGRPGGLTAAEFMVLKYLMAILSGAVGLLLGRLSGLPAAQSFLFVTLLLVFGFLLPDFFLRQKVRQRQEAVRDALPDVLDLLTVSIEAGLGFDGAILKVVEKMKGVLPAEFRQMLQEIKVGKPRRDALRDMALRLDVEELSSFIGAILMAEQMGVQLANVMRLQAQEIRLKRRQRADEQAMKAPVKMLIPLVFFIFPATFIVLLGPAILNMARAFRSGF
- a CDS encoding DUF192 domain-containing protein, coding for MLVRVVNESSGNVLAEQAEVARSFGRRLKGLLLRRGLGPSEGLVIEPCNAIHTFFMLFPIDAVFYDFAGCVVAVFPYLVPFRCTPFVREAQGVVELPAGKVAATGTQPGDRLAFLPARFGG
- a CDS encoding mannosyltransferase family protein, with protein sequence MRQLLDRPWREILLVFAVAKVFQGVFVYAGHLLRGPLPPETWPGVANWWLNPWTAYDSQWYLEIAARGYRELTAPFFPLYPLWLKICGHTDVTRALAGVIISNLAFLLALYFLRRLTQEDFDAPTARAVVWVAAFYPTAAVFGAVYTEALFLLFLVLAFAAARREKWAAAGFWGLLAGATRNSGPVIFAVLVLDYLHARRYKLKALNLKPVLFLSLTLAGPLLFGLYLYFQFGDPLLPLKSQHHFYRDGFAWPWQPLCADLKDFCTGRNPNPVIPINLLFLSLTGYWVIRRRRALRPAYLLLLLGVVLMHLCYPRANSPHTIGLIRYLSVLFPFLQILAATYLAATRKVKGAKILLPLTYFLVNAFFAFGFGLKSFLE
- a CDS encoding lysylphosphatidylglycerol synthase transmembrane domain-containing protein, whose translation is MKNRALTVGGAVLSLLLLAGVFYRVRPAVFWAALKETDPVALGSCVFFFGVSCLARAVMWRVTTRPLQPVGFSTLCGGIIVGYLANNLLPARAGEVVRAYYLARRTGIPGPAAFATVCVERVLDAASLGLLVAAALLVGVRGLRPETARLTLLILCGALTVGAAAFAGLLRLSERAVGTPVFPAPVRDALASFTGPLRPLGRPRTLALLVTLSLLAWGANYLSLLALVPDAAASRPQAALLLLLFINLGLLVPSSPGAFGVMQLAFWAALAPFGLPKEVALALSLAYQGSLYLFTLALGLPYYARAHISLGKIAAEATAQQKEDPTPGEAATTAVAKAPRSLFRER
- a CDS encoding glycosyltransferase family 2 protein → MPAEKCTFSLVVPVYNEGPNIGPFYERVARVMQGLGEPYEIIFVNDGSQDDTLDRLLSLAGKDPRVKVIDLSRNFGKEIALTAGIDHATGEAVIPIDADLQDPPELIPELVAKWREGYDVVYATRREREGESWLKRATAHLFYRVVEKITPIKIPRDTGDFRLMSRPVVEALKRLRERNRFMKGLFAWVGFKQTAVYYRRERRHAGKTKWNYWKLWNFALEGITSFSYIPLQFATYFGLTVALFAFIYALFIVVRTLLFGRDVPGYPSLITVILFLGGVQLFAIGILGEYIGRIYSEVKQRPLYIVKGRYGFHRIREAQRSEGHNRTAKKIGSLSG